The sequence CGACGAGCCGACGCCGAACGAGGTGAAGCAGGCGGTCTGCGGCAACGGGGCGGCTGACAAGGCCCAGGTGGCGGCCATGGTGGCTCGCCTGCTGGGGATCGCCCTCGACGGGGTGCCTGACGACGCAACCGATGCGCTGGCGGTGGCGATCGGCTGCGCATATCGGGGCGCCTCGACCGCCCGCCTCGCCGTGATCCGATGATCGGCTCCCTGCGCGGGCCGGTCACGCACGTCGGCCAGGAGTTCGTCCTGGTCGAGCTGGGCGGCGTCGGCTATCGGGTCGTCGCCGGTCCTTCGCTGCTCGCCCGCCTGCGGCTGGGGAGCGAGGCGCGCATCTTCGTCCACCACCTCGTGCGCGAGGATCAGCAGGCGCTCTTCGGCTTCGCCTCGCCGGAGGAGCTCGCCTTCTTCGAGCTGCTGATGACCGTGACCGGGGTTGGTCCACGGCTTGCACTCGCCATCACCAGCGCCCATGCGGTGACCAAGCTCCAGCTGGCCATCGTCACCGATGACGCGGACCTGCTGACCTCGGTGAGTGGAGTGGGACGCAAGACAGCTCTTCGCATCATCCTGGAGCTGAAGGAGAAGATCCACGCCGCGGGGATCGCTGCCGGCGGGGGAGCGAGCACGGACTCAGACGTGGTCGCCGCCCTCGAATCGCTGGGCTATACCGCTTCGGAGGCGCGCCGCGCCGCCGGGGCGGTGGCCGGAAGCGAGGACGGCCTCGACCTGCGCATTAAGGCAGCTCTCCAGGAGCTGGCCAGGTCCCGATGACGCTCGATCTGGGGCGCTGGCGCGACCCCGCCGTTGCGGCCCGCATCCTGACCGAATTCCACGTCTGGGCGGTCGTGGGCGCATCGCCCGATCCGGAGCGGGCCAGCCACGGCGTCACGCGCTCGCTGCTGCGCTTCGGATACGAGGTGATCCCGATCTACCCACGCAAGACGACGATCCATGGCCTCGCCACGATGCCGGACCTGCGCACCGCGGCGGCGGAACGGCCGACCGACAGCCCGATCGAGGTGGTTGACATCTTCCGCGCCTCGCACCGTGCGGGAGCGCACGTCAACGAGGCGATCGAGATTGGCGCAAAGGCGGTCTGGCTGCAGCTGGGGGTCTGGGACGAGGAAGCCGCCGAGCGGGCGGATGCGGCGGGACTGCTGGTCGTGATGGACCGTTGCCCCGCGATCGACTATCCGCAGCTGGGGCTGCGCTGAGGGGACGTCACGCCTCTCGGCGCAGGACCAGCCCGATCTTGCCGAACGGAGGACGGGGGTCGGCATAGGTCTTGACCCGCGGGTCGGCCCCGCTCTGCACGCCGGGATCCCAGAGCCGGTTGGTCGCCTCGAAGCTCACCTCGGCCAGCTGCGGCCAGCGTTCCAGCATGCGGCCCCCGATCTCGTTGACGAGGTGCTGGATCGAGAGGCTGACGAACTGGTGGAAGACCGATGCCGCCAGGTCGGCGACCTGCTCGCCGGCCACATAGCGCGCGGCGTCGCCGCCCAGGGCGTCCCGCGGGTCCTCGTAGCGCCATCCGATGTCACTCCAGACATAGAGCGGCCGATCCGGGCGCTCGGGGAGCGTGGTGTGCTCGTCGCGCGCGAACTCGGCGAAGGCGCTGCCGGTGATCTTGATCAGCTGCAGGTCGGTGCGACCGCAGCGGTGGCCGGTGATGCGCACCCCGGCCTCGTGACGCTCCAGGTCGAGTGCTGCGGTGGAGCGGTCGTTGCGATCGCGGGCGAAGAGGACCTCGGACGCGGTGAATCCGTCGCCATCGTCGGCCGGGACCAGGGCCGCCGGAAAGGGGAGCTCGCGGCCGTGCATCGTCAGCCGTTCCATGTCGGGGTACGTCGCCAGGAAGGCCGACCCGACGTCGTACAGCCAGCC is a genomic window of Chloroflexota bacterium containing:
- the ruvA gene encoding Holliday junction branch migration protein RuvA — encoded protein: MIGSLRGPVTHVGQEFVLVELGGVGYRVVAGPSLLARLRLGSEARIFVHHLVREDQQALFGFASPEELAFFELLMTVTGVGPRLALAITSAHAVTKLQLAIVTDDADLLTSVSGVGRKTALRIILELKEKIHAAGIAAGGGASTDSDVVAALESLGYTASEARRAAGAVAGSEDGLDLRIKAALQELARSR
- a CDS encoding CoA-binding protein, with translation MTLDLGRWRDPAVAARILTEFHVWAVVGASPDPERASHGVTRSLLRFGYEVIPIYPRKTTIHGLATMPDLRTAAAERPTDSPIEVVDIFRASHRAGAHVNEAIEIGAKAVWLQLGVWDEEAAERADAAGLLVVMDRCPAIDYPQLGLR
- the pucL gene encoding urate oxidase yields the protein MKYDIHYGKADVKVYRTYGTPLRGVRRIPESPFGGRENILMAAELEVTVRGTAFLDAYARGDNRRVVATDTMKNFMHAASLGSTATTLEGWLYDVGSAFLATYPDMERLTMHGRELPFPAALVPADDGDGFTASEVLFARDRNDRSTAALDLERHEAGVRITGHRCGRTDLQLIKITGSAFAEFARDEHTTLPERPDRPLYVWSDIGWRYEDPRDALGGDAARYVAGEQVADLAASVFHQFVSLSIQHLVNEIGGRMLERWPQLAEVSFEATNRLWDPGVQSGADPRVKTYADPRPPFGKIGLVLRREA